GGGGCTGCGGGCCCGCTCCTGGCAGACCCGCCCCTGTGTGGTCACCTACACGGCCCACGACCATCCCTACATCGACGTCCTGGCCCGGGACGAGGCCGGGGATGGGCAAATTTTTGTGGCGGCCGGTGGCTGCGGCGCGGCGGCCAAGTCTTCCAACGAGCTCGGCCGGGTGGCGGCGCTGCTGGTGACGGAGGGCCGATGGACCTATGACGTGCCGGCGGAGGTGTTCCAGGCGCGCTGAGGGAACTGCCTCCTTAATGGCGGAACTGGGTGAGCAGCTCCTGGACCTTGCGGGGGAAGATGGGGCGGCTCGGCCGCCGGGCGGACACATACGGCGACGGCATGTCCGAGACCAGGCTCCCGTAGATCTGTTCATAGATCTCCACCGTCTTCCCCACATGGTGGAATTCCGCCTTGGTACGGTTGGCCTGCCCCATCTGCGCCCAGGCGTCCCGCATCTGCACCAGGCGCGCCATCTGTCGGGCGGCGTCGGCCGGGTCGCCGGGCCGGAAGAGGAGGCCGTTGACCCCCTCGGTGATGAGCTCGGGCAGGGCCTGGCCCCGGGCGGCCAGCACCGGCCGGCCGCAGGCCATGGCCTCCAGGGTGGCGATGCTGAGCAGTTCCGCGTCGCTGGGCATGGCGAAGATATCCACGCTGTTGAGGAGGGCCGGGAGTTCTTCCTGGGGGACGAAACCCAGAAAACGGACCCGGTCGCCCAGCCCGAGTTTCTGGGCCAGACGCTGGAGCTCGTCCTGCGCGGCTCCCCGGCCGGCGATGGCCAGTTGGATCGGTGTGTCCTGCAGCCTCTGGCAGGCGTGGAGCAAAATATCCAGGCGCTTTTCACCATCCACCCGCCCCACATAGAGGAAAACGGTGCGGTCGGGGGCGAGTTGAAAATGGCGGCGCCAGGCCAGGGGATCCAGGTGGGGCAGGGGGCGGAAGAACTCCACGTCCACCCCACAGGAGACGGGAAAGGCCGGCGTGGTCAACCCTACCCGTTGGAGGATGGCCACCGCCGTGCGGGAGGGCGCCGTCACAAAATCGAGCTGGTTGTACAGGTGCAGCATCCAGTGCCAGAGGAGCCAGTCCAGCGCGTCGCCGCCGACCTGGGCCAGCCAGCCCAGGTACGGTTTCAGGTTCTGGGGCATGAAGTGGTTGGTTCCAAGGGTCTTGATGCCCTGCAGCCGGGCCAGGCGAACGGCGCTGCGGCTGATGGGGTAGTGGTCCTGGATGTGAACGATGTGGGGGCGGAATTCCCGCAGGATCTTGCCCAAGGCCCGATCGGGGAATGGGGTGAGGGCTGCATCCCGATGCCAGCGGCTCAAGGAGATGGCCCCCAACCGCCGGATCTGGACGCCGTTGCGTGTCTGACAATAGGGGCGCTTGCAGTCTGAGCTGGCCACAACCATCACCTCATGGCCCCGGGCCGCCAGCCCTTCCGCCAGGTTGACGGTGAAAACAGCCTGTCCGTTGAAGGCTGGGTGATAGCTCTGGCCGGTAATCAATACACGCATAGGCATCTTATCCTTCCTTGAATGTGGGAGTTCGTTGTTCTTCGGCCCCATCTTCTTCTGTTTCGTCTTTCTGTTCGGTTTCGTTTTCCAGTTCAGCCCGGGTGCGTTGGGTCAGCGTGTGGCGGATGTACCACAGGGCGACTGCAACAAAGACCAGGGACGCGATCCAGCCAAAGGTCTCCAGGTTGGCCTCGATGCGCTGGAGGGACTGGGTGGCATGGTAGCCCAGCCAAGTCAGCGCGCCGGTCCAGATCATCTCGCCTACCACGATGGGCAGGAACCACTTGCGCCAGGAGACCCGGGCCAGGCCGGCGGCGATCAGGGTCGGGATCATGAACCCGGCAGTCAGTTTGGCCATCAACACCAGCTTGGTGGCGTGATCGTGCATTCCCTGGACCAGCCGGTCGATATGGCGCTTTTGAATGCCCAGCCAGCGGCCATGGCGGTAGAGCCGCTCCACGGTGCCCAGGTATCCCAGCCCATACCACAGGATGTCGGCGGTCAGGTTGCCCGCCGCGGCCGCCAGGAAGACCAGATCCAGCCGCATGAAGCCGGCGGAGGCAGCCGCTGCACCCAACAGGGTGGCGATGGGGCCTTCCACCGCAACCAACAGAGCCAGCAAGACATACGTCCATGCGCCCAGGTCGGGCAGGGCGCCATTCTGCAGTGTTGAACGGATCAAATCAATTAATTGTGTCAAAAATTGCATGACGGGCGTTGTCGTTTTGTTTTCATTTTGTTAACATCCCGCGCCACAGCCACCATGGCCCTGTTTTGCTCCATGGCGCCCATGTCTGAAATCACTTCCCCTTATGATATGTCATGATTCAGAAAGGGGCCAAGATAAAGGAGTGCTAACCGGGGAGAAACGCGCTGCTGGACCGGTTGCCGAGGAGAACCGCAAAAGCACAGGGGCGGGGATCCCCAACGTCCATCCCCGCCCCAATCTTCAATCTTCAATCTTCAATCTTCAGTCTTCTCTCCTCACACCATCACCGCGGTGGACACCGACGCCTCTCGCACCTCATCGGCGGTCACCTCCCGGCCCAGCTGATTCGACAGGTAGATGCCTTCAGAGATGAGCATGGTGTTGAGGGCCAGTTGGGCTGTAGGCAGCAGCTCCACCCGGCCCTGCAGGGCCGCGATCCAATGCTGCTGAGGCCCATCGTAGGCGTCGCCGTGGCCCCGGACCGTGTGCAGCCGGAACTGGAAGCGGTCCAGGTCGGCGGTGGAGACCAGGTCCAGGTCGCCGATGGTGTGGAAGTAGCCGAAGGGCTTCAGGCGCACGCCGCCCCGAGTCCCCACCACGCTGGAGCCCTCGATGGTGTCCAGCTGAATGGCCCAGGCTTCGATGATGTCCAGGGTGATACCGTCGGCCATGCGCACAAAGCCCAGCCCCAGCTCCTCCACGTTGTAGCCGCTAAGTTCACGCCGGGCTTCGTCCATCTCCAGTTCCTGGTAGGTCTTGCCCGAGATGCGTTCCACCGCAGGGTTGCCCAGGAGGTAGAGGATGGTGGAGATGTGATAGACGCCCATGTCATAGAGCGCGCCGCCGGCCGCGTTCTGCTTCTGGACGAAGGTGGGGCTGCCGTAGCCGTCCACAAAGGGGCGCCCCCGGCGCCGATGGCCGGTGGAGCGGGCATGGTAGAGCCGGCCCAGGTGGCCGCCGTCGATGAGGGCCTTGGCTGCCTTGGTCTCCCTGTCAAAGAGGTTCTGGATCTGGATGCTGAGCTTGCGCCCGGTGCGCTCGGCCGTCTCCAGCATGCGGGCCGCGTCCACGTAGGAGCCCGCCATGGGTTTCTCGCAGAAGACATGCTTGCCCGCCTCCAGCGCGGCCACGGTGACGGGCATGTGGAAGTTGTTGTGGAGGCAGACATCCACCGCGTCGATGTCGTCTCGCGCCAGAAGCTGGCGGAAGTCGGTGTAGACGTTGGGGATGCCAAAGAGCGCACCTACCCGTTTGGCTTCGGCCTCGTTGATGTCCGCGATGGCCACCACCTCCGCCCCTTCGATGCCGCTGTAGTTCTGCAGATGCCGTTTGCCGATCTGGCCCACGCCGATGACCCCAACCCGGATCCGGGGCAGCGCTGTACTTTCGCTCATGAGATTCTCCTGAGTGGCTGGCTGGCGCTGTGCCTGGGAGCTTGCCGCTGGCAGCACAGCAAGGATGGATGGCGGGCCGCCGTCCGGCCCAAAGGAAGCCGCCCGGCCCATGGGCTCACCGGGCCAGGCGTGTCACCTTCAGTCTACTCAAGATGGGGTCTGGCGTCAACGCGCGGAAATAACAGGGGTATGGTTCACAATCGTCGGGGGGCGCCCATCGGATGCCACTGTAGGGGCGCTGCTTGCTGCGTCCGTCACTGTGCTGCGCCACAACGCGGCGCAGCACAGCACAAAAACGCCCTCATTCCCCGTTTAGCTCAGCACTTCCAGATGTTGCAGGATGTCGCCGGCAAGGGCAGGGCCACCTGCCTGGCGCTCGCCTTGAGCGCCAAAGGAGCGGTCGGCCGGCGCCTGCTCCACGGCGGCCTGCTCGGCCTGGGTCAGGATTTCCTGGTCCCGGGGCAGATCCTGGACGAAGAGGAGTGGGGTGGTGCCGTGGAGGATGAAGCTGGCCGCGATGCTGCCGAAGGGCCAGCGGGTTTCCCCCGAATAGCCGTGGGCACACATCACCACCAGGTCCACCTGCTCCGACTCCACCAGCTCGTGCAGGTAGGTGGCCACGCCAGACGCCACGGCCAGCCGGGTCTGGATCTTTGTGCCTGCGCCCATGTGGCTGCGCAGGCTTTCCAGGTACTCCTGGGCAGCCTGCCGGTTGAGGGCCACCAGCCGGTCCACCAGCTCCTGCTCTTCCGGCGATAGCGGCGTCCGTCGGGGCACTTCCGGCTTCCGTACCACGTGGGCCAGGAGCAGCTCCGCCTGAAAGTGGCGGGCCAGGGAAGAGGCTGGCGCCAGGGCACATTCTGCCCGCCGTGAGCCATCCAACGGGGCCAGGATCTTGCGATAGGCCAGGGTGTCCAGTTCCGCCGAACCGGTGCGATAGGCCCGGATCAGCATGACGCCGGTGTTGGCCCGGACGATCACCTTCTGGGCCACGCTGCTCAGGTTCCAACCGCTCAGTCCGCTATAGCCATGGCTGCTCAACAGGATGAGGTCGGCCTCCTCCCGATGGGCACAGTCCAAAATACAGTTCGCTGCCCGCCCTTCACAGAGGAGGGGAACCGCCTGCACCTGGAGGGCATCCAGCCGTCTGGCCACCTGTTCCAGGTAGCGCTTCGCTTCCTGTCGACGCATCTGCCATTCCAGTGGATCTGGACAACGGCCTTGCTCGCCGTTGGAGGTGATTTCCAACACGTGTACCAGGGTACACGTGGCGCCAAAGGTACGGGCAAATGCCACTGCATGGGGTAAGACACATTCCGCCAGGGGGGACCCATCGAGTGGGATAAGAATGTGCTTGAACATGACAGGGCTCCTTTCGGGAAAATAACTGGGGACACAGTGCGCTCTCGAGGCCATTTCCAGAGGACGCCTGGTCTGGCGAACTGGAATGGCCGCTGGGAGGGATATCATCCACACCCAATCCAGGAAAGAAGGAAAGGATGAGACCAGATGAGGCCTTCCATCAGGCCGGCGGCGATGAGGCAAGCGATGAGGGCCTACAACGATGACTACATCATGAGTCGCACAACGTGTACCCTACAATATCTAGTATACCCCAAAAATGGTGCCGTGGGCATGTGAATTTTGCACAATTTTTCTTCTTCCAGCGATCTGCTGGCAGACACAAACCAGTCGTGGAGGGCACGTTTGACCCTCACTTGCCCCGTGGCTCAAGGCAGGTGAAATCAGTGTAGTGGAGATGGAACGAAGAAACAACGGTAGGGGCGCCAGTCTTTTCCTGGCGATTTCGCCAGGATGGGCGGTTACGGGGAGCACGGTTCGAAGCGGTAGACGGCCAGACCGACGAACGTCTGTTTGTCCGCCAGGCAGAAGTGTTCGTGTAGTCGTTGCAGGGTCAGGCGTTCCGGATCGGTGTACCACTCATGGGAGTAGATCAGCCAGACCCGCTCCCGCCCGGCCACCAGCCGATCCAGCCGGGGCAGATCCGCCTGACTCATTTTGGGCTCCAACACGCCCCGGTCGAAGAGATCCACCGGCAGGCCCCGGCGCTCCGGCAGGGGTGCCTGCGGGTCAGCGTGATACCGCCGGAGGTAGTAGTCGAAGGGGAGCTGGACCCAGCTGGCGTGGAAGAGGAGGAGATCGCCCGGTCGGCTTTCCCGGGCCACGTAAGCCGCGGCGGCATCCCATTCTTCTTTCTGAAAATAGAGGTAATAGCTGCCCAGCCCCAGCAGATCCAGGGCGAGGAGGAAGGCCAGCGCGGCGCCCGCCAGCCGGATTCGGCCTGCCCGGGCCAGCTTCCCCAGCCCCAGGGCCACCAGCAGGTAGTAGGCCAGGGCGGTCCAGATCAGGGTGCGGTCCGAGAAGATGGGGCGCCGCAGGCTGACGGCCAGCTCGCCCAGGGCCGGCACCAGGAAGAGGCTCGCCAGGAGCAGCCCCAGCCCACCACGTTGCCTGGACAGGCCGTACAGGGCCAGCAGCCCCCCCACCGTCGCGCCCAGGGCGGCCAGGGGCAAGCCCGCCGGAGCGCCCAGGTGGGCCACGTTGAAGTCCCGAAAGGCCGCCCAGACGGTGCCCAGGGTGGGGGGCAGGATCCAGAATTCCTGGTCCACCAGTCGCGCCTGTTCCACAAAGGCCCAGCTCCACGGCGACCAGAGGAGCAGGGCCAGGGCCTGGCAGCCCAGCCAGCGCCTTAGAAACCCGGGATGATCCAGGCCGGGCAAGTGGGTAGCGGACGGCTGGCGACGCTCCACGGCCCACAGGGCCAGCACGCCGAGATTGAGCGCCAGGGGAAAGAAGGCGGCCGCGGTGTTGTGGGTCAGCATGGTCGCAGCCTGGGCCACAGCCAGCCCCACCCCCCAGCGCCACCGCCCCGGCTCCTGGAGGAAGCGGGCCAGCAGGTAGAGCGCGGCCCCGGCCGTGAGGGTGAGCAGGGCGTACATGCGGGCCTCCTGGGCGTAGCGCACGTGGAACGGCGCCAGCGCCAGCAGGGTCGCTGCCATCAGCCCCACCCGGGCATCGGCCAGGCGGCGACCGGCCCCGTAGAGGAACAGGATGCTCCCCCCGCTGCAGAGGGCCGACAGGCTGCGCACCCCGGCTTCGCTGTCCCCCCACAGGTTCATCCAGCCGTGGAGCAGCGCGTAGTACAGGGGGGGATGTTGGTCGATGCGGATGAGCCAGCCCACCAGATCGGGCAGGCTCTGGCGGGCCATCCAGAGGCTGAAGGCTTCATCCAGCCAGAGGGTCTTGTGGCCCAAGGCCAGGAAGCGCAGGCCAGTACCCAGCACGGCCACCCCCAGGGCCAGCCAGGTCCAGCGGTCCATCGTGGCAAGGCCCAGGCGGAGGGTTGCCGTCCTGGGGTGAGCGGCTTGTCTCATTGGAACTGGGGAATCACCCTTTCGGCGAAGAGCCGGACCCCCTCGGTCCGGGGGAAGTCGGCGAAGCGGGCGATGAAGTAACTGCAGCCCAGCTCCGTGAAGGCCCGGAGCTGCTCGGCCACCTGGTCCGGCGTACCCACCAGCCCCGCGCCGCTGTAGAAGGGGGACGCCTCGGCCATGCGCCGGGCCTCGGCCTCGGTTTCGGCCACGGCCACCACTTCCACGGCCCACGTCTTGCGAATTTCATCGTAGTCCCGCCCTTCCGCGTCGCAGTGGCGGCGGAGCACCTCCAGCTTGTGGCGGTAGTTCTCCAACGTGCCGCCGGGGATGTTCCACCAGTCGGCGTGGCGGGCCACCACCCGCAGGGT
The DNA window shown above is from Litorilinea aerophila and carries:
- a CDS encoding glycosyltransferase, which encodes MRVLITGQSYHPAFNGQAVFTVNLAEGLAARGHEVMVVASSDCKRPYCQTRNGVQIRRLGAISLSRWHRDAALTPFPDRALGKILREFRPHIVHIQDHYPISRSAVRLARLQGIKTLGTNHFMPQNLKPYLGWLAQVGGDALDWLLWHWMLHLYNQLDFVTAPSRTAVAILQRVGLTTPAFPVSCGVDVEFFRPLPHLDPLAWRRHFQLAPDRTVFLYVGRVDGEKRLDILLHACQRLQDTPIQLAIAGRGAAQDELQRLAQKLGLGDRVRFLGFVPQEELPALLNSVDIFAMPSDAELLSIATLEAMACGRPVLAARGQALPELITEGVNGLLFRPGDPADAARQMARLVQMRDAWAQMGQANRTKAEFHHVGKTVEIYEQIYGSLVSDMPSPYVSARRPSRPIFPRKVQELLTQFRH
- a CDS encoding DedA family protein encodes the protein MIRSTLQNGALPDLGAWTYVLLALLVAVEGPIATLLGAAAASAGFMRLDLVFLAAAAGNLTADILWYGLGYLGTVERLYRHGRWLGIQKRHIDRLVQGMHDHATKLVLMAKLTAGFMIPTLIAAGLARVSWRKWFLPIVVGEMIWTGALTWLGYHATQSLQRIEANLETFGWIASLVFVAVALWYIRHTLTQRTRAELENETEQKDETEEDGAEEQRTPTFKEG
- a CDS encoding Gfo/Idh/MocA family protein — encoded protein: MSESTALPRIRVGVIGVGQIGKRHLQNYSGIEGAEVVAIADINEAEAKRVGALFGIPNVYTDFRQLLARDDIDAVDVCLHNNFHMPVTVAALEAGKHVFCEKPMAGSYVDAARMLETAERTGRKLSIQIQNLFDRETKAAKALIDGGHLGRLYHARSTGHRRRGRPFVDGYGSPTFVQKQNAAGGALYDMGVYHISTILYLLGNPAVERISGKTYQELEMDEARRELSGYNVEELGLGFVRMADGITLDIIEAWAIQLDTIEGSSVVGTRGGVRLKPFGYFHTIGDLDLVSTADLDRFQFRLHTVRGHGDAYDGPQQHWIAALQGRVELLPTAQLALNTMLISEGIYLSNQLGREVTADEVREASVSTAVMV
- a CDS encoding universal stress protein, with translation MISLPAAIPVRQTRRPLEMASRAHCVPSYFPERSPVMFKHILIPLDGSPLAECVLPHAVAFARTFGATCTLVHVLEITSNGEQGRCPDPLEWQMRRQEAKRYLEQVARRLDALQVQAVPLLCEGRAANCILDCAHREEADLILLSSHGYSGLSGWNLSSVAQKVIVRANTGVMLIRAYRTGSAELDTLAYRKILAPLDGSRRAECALAPASSLARHFQAELLLAHVVRKPEVPRRTPLSPEEQELVDRLVALNRQAAQEYLESLRSHMGAGTKIQTRLAVASGVATYLHELVESEQVDLVVMCAHGYSGETRWPFGSIAASFILHGTTPLLFVQDLPRDQEILTQAEQAAVEQAPADRSFGAQGERQAGGPALAGDILQHLEVLS
- a CDS encoding glycosyltransferase family 39 protein; the encoded protein is MDRWTWLALGVAVLGTGLRFLALGHKTLWLDEAFSLWMARQSLPDLVGWLIRIDQHPPLYYALLHGWMNLWGDSEAGVRSLSALCSGGSILFLYGAGRRLADARVGLMAATLLALAPFHVRYAQEARMYALLTLTAGAALYLLARFLQEPGRWRWGVGLAVAQAATMLTHNTAAAFFPLALNLGVLALWAVERRQPSATHLPGLDHPGFLRRWLGCQALALLLWSPWSWAFVEQARLVDQEFWILPPTLGTVWAAFRDFNVAHLGAPAGLPLAALGATVGGLLALYGLSRQRGGLGLLLASLFLVPALGELAVSLRRPIFSDRTLIWTALAYYLLVALGLGKLARAGRIRLAGAALAFLLALDLLGLGSYYLYFQKEEWDAAAAYVARESRPGDLLLFHASWVQLPFDYYLRRYHADPQAPLPERRGLPVDLFDRGVLEPKMSQADLPRLDRLVAGRERVWLIYSHEWYTDPERLTLQRLHEHFCLADKQTFVGLAVYRFEPCSP